The genomic DNA TAACATGAACATCCCACACATATATCGAAAGGCATTCGGGACAAACTATTGTAACAGGATACGGAAGTATTGACTTACTGCCAACAAAAAGGGATGGACAGGAAAGCGGAGACTGACTGCTAGCTAGTCAGAAAAGAAAGTGATATGGTTAAGTGGAGGGTAATGGGGAGGATTGTCCGGAGAAGGAAGGGTGATACGATAACTATTGGGAATGACATACCTAGACTATAGGGAATCTTTATTAGAATTGTTAATACTAGAACTGGTGAAGGTATACTAGGGGACGAAAGATTCTTGAGCTATAAGAAAATGTAAGAGAAGTGAAAATGAATGACTTACTGGATCACTTAAGGTGTGAGAGAAGAAAAGATTGGGAAGAAGGTTCATCAGAAAAGAAATCGACGGAGATGAAGTGCGAAGTACTAGGAATGTCGATTGCTTAGGGTTTTTATAAAGAATAGTTTAATTACAGTCGTTTGATCAAAATGGCATGTGCTTAAAGAGTCGTTGATTTACAAGGAAAGGCGTGCCATAGAGTCGCACGAAGTAGTTTGCGTCAGCGGCTTCTTTAAGAAACATAAAGTGATGTCACGTGACGTTCACCCATAAATAGACATTTATAATGAACATGACAATCAAATCATTTCGCTACTAGAGTGTCTTTCATCACGCCCTTGGTACTTTTTCCTTCTAAATGGTTAGCTACCAACGCATATCTTTTGAAAAAACCGCTAAGTGCTTGGGTCGCAAAGAATAGCATGAATAGTGAGATGACCTGTAGATAAAAAGGACGAGTGGGTGAAAGTAAGACTTAGGCCTAGTTAGTCGCTtacgtctccttcgactagacttgaaggggaggttatGATATAAGTTGTAATAAGTGGACCCAGGATATGACCTGACAGTCAAATTTCAAGTGACATGATAGTCAAAATCAAGGTGACATGGTAGTAAAAGTCAAGATAGGAGTATACTTCCCGGTTAGCTTCGTAGTTTGTCCGACATCAAGGCTCTTTAACCTAGCTCGATTGAATAACAAGTCTTGTGGGAGAGGGCCGATCAGTTAGAATAAAGGTCGGCTGGGCCTAAAACACTTAGCATCATAACTCTCCATGTGCGCTTGACCGGATAAAATACCGACCGGGCCTAAAGCACTTATCCTCATAAATCTCTATGTGCGTCCGGTTGGATGAAAGACCACCTGGGCCTAAAGCACTTAGCATCATAACTCTCCATGTGTGCTCGGTCGGGTGAAATATCGGTAGGTCTCTAAAGCACTTGTCCTCATAAATCTCTATATGCGTTCGGCTAGATGAAAGACTAGCCGGGCCTAAAGCATTTAGCATCATAACTCTCCATGTGCACGTCCGACTGGATGAAATATTGACCAAGCCTAAAGCACTTGACCTCATGATCTATATGTGCGCCCGACCAGATGAAATACCGGCCATGCCTAAAGCACTTGCCCTCATAAATCTATATGTCTACATTCAACCAAATGACAGGTCGGCTGAGCTCAAGGCTTGTAGGCTTATAAATCTTTCCATATATACCGGGCTAGATTAAAGGTCGGTCGGGTTTAAGGCAGTTAACTTCATAAAGCCCTTCGTGCACAACCGACCATGAGGCTGACCAGAATTAAGAACCTTAGTTGCATACTTACTTCTGAATGGATCTTCAGTACACACAGTTTATCAGATGGGTTTCTATGTGGATTTCTAGCATACTTAACGTATCATATGAATTTCTAATTAGATTTATGACAACATTCAATACATAACAAAGTAGCTCAATGCAAGGACAGGCATAAGGGTGGTCAGCCTTTTTagccgaccgagatatattcagtagACAAGCAACAAACAATATTTTAACAACCTAACAGAATTATCGAGAAATATTCCTTTGGGGCCTCCTTTAGAGGTTATTTTATTTCCCATTGGGCGACCATTTATGACACCATATTTTTGTAATGGTTTCATTAAAGGCCTAAGCCATAAACGATAAAAAGGTACTCATTATCTATGGGTAGATAAAAGATTCCTCGGATACTCATTACGAAAAAATAACAAACTCATACAGACAAGGCCACCTCATGATCACGGAGGTTATAAGAGGTGTTATATAATGGGGATCCTCTTCGTCGATAGAGTATGCATTTTACAGCATATGAACCTCATTCTCGTGCGAGCACCTTTTTATATTGTTCCTCATTTTCTTCATCCAACACTGGACTAACACTAGTGTCGAAGGGCCCTTCCAAGGACCCCTTTCCCTAATTTTTGGTCACTAACCCTTTGTTGGGTCGTTGACGTGTGTGCAGGATCGCAAGGATGCCTCATCAAGAAGGAAGACACCTTGCTTCGGTCAACCATCTAGTCATCGTCACCAGTGCGCCATGATCTCTTCAGCTTTCAGATAGAATCACCAGTAttagaattttaataaaaaattgataaaaacttCATCAAATCATCATTCCAATGACCTTAAGGCAACATCAAGTTTATGAAATTCCaacatttaaattttcaaataaaaagtGTGTGGAACTTCACCAAAACGTTATAACGATTGAAAAATATACTCATTATCAATAAATCATATATCAAGTATCAAAACATCCATATTATGACCCATATAGTGTAGAAATAAATGTTAGAAATTTTGTCTTAGCGTTTTAACCTGCGAAAAATCGAGCAAGGTGTAGGGGACGACGGGAGATGATCCGACCACTTTCTCCTTCAATTTCTCACACAATTGGGATATTTACTCGGGGATTTCCTAAGATGAAGGTGGCGTCACAAAGGTTGAAGAAAAAAACCCTAGAATTCCTTCACTCCACTAAGGAATTATCTGTTTGATGCAAATTGGGCCAGACCCGTTAATGCATTAGTTTAacattaattatataaattacaCAACTcacattttatttagttttattatcattatttttttatttttttaatactacAATTCCTCCCCCCTTAAATGAATTTTGTCcttgaaatttaaaacttatcgAATAGTTCTGGGTCCCCTCATGTCTGACTCAGTTTCCCAAGTGGCCTCCTCGTTGAAGTGATTTAGCCATTTGATTTTGACCATCTTGATTGTCTTGTTCCATAACTTCCTCTCTTGTCTACCCAAGATCTGCATAGGCTTCTCCTCATAGGATAAGTTTGGTATAAGCTGCAATGACTCATAACTCAGTACATGCGAAGGGTTCGACACGTACTTTCTCAGTATCGACACGTAGAACACATTGTGTACCTCTGCAAGATTCGGCAGTATCACCACTCTATATGTCAATATTCCCACTCTATCTAGGATCTTCAATGACCCAATGAACCTCAGACTAAGCTTGCTCTTCCTCCCAAATCGCATAACATCCTTCATTGGTGCTATCTTCATGAAGACATGGTCACCAATTGCAAACTCGAGGTCTCTCCTCATTTTATCTGTAGTGTAGAACTTCAACAAAATGTTGCAATGATTGAAAAACGTACTCGTTATCAATAAATCAtgcatcaaacatcaaaacatccaTATTACGACCCATATAGTGCTGAAATAAATATTAGAAATCTTGCCTTAACGTTTTAGCGTGTGAAAAATCGAGCGAGGTGTAGGGAATGGCAGGAGACGATCTGACCACTTTCTCCTTCAATTTCTCAAACTTTTGGGACATTTTCTCTGGGGTTTCCTAAGGATGAACGTGGTGACACAAAGGTTGAAGAAAAGAAACCCCAGATTTCCATTTCTCTCCCTTCTTAAATAACATGCTAAGAAATTATCTGTTTAATGCAAATTATACAAATTGGGTTTGACCCGTTAATGCATTAGTTAAAACATTAATTACATAAATTACACCACCTGGatgcattttatttattttatcatttatttattttaatgctACAATTCCTCCCCCTAAATGAAATTCATTctcgaaatttaaaatttaccGAACAACTCTGGGTAATGACTCCTGATGTCACACTCGATTTCCTAAGTGGCATCCTCGTCAGAGTGATTCAACCATTTGACTTTGACTATCATGTTCATCTTGTTCCATagcttcttctcttgtttgccTAAGATTTACGTAGGCTTCTCCTCGTAGGACAAGTTTGGTGTAAGCTGCAATGACTTGTAACTCAGTACATGAGAAGGGTTCGACATGTATACCTCAGCATTGACACGTGGAACATATTATGCAACCCTACAAGATTCGATGGTATCACCACTTTATATGTCAATATTCCCACTCTATCTAGGATCTTGAATAGCCCAATAAACCTCAAACTGAGCTTGCCCTTCCTCCCAAATCGCATAACACCCTTCATGGGTGCTATCTTCACGAAGACATAGTCACCAATTGCAAACTCGAGGTCTCTTCTCATTTTATCTACATAACTTTTTTTTGCCTATTTTGTGTAGTCTTCATCCGATCTCATATTTTGACTACTATTGTTGTTGTCTGTTGTATGATACTCGGGCCCACTTATGTTCTTTCCACTGCTTTGTCCCAATGGATGGGAGATATGCATTTCCTCCCATATAAGGCTTCGTATGGAGCCATACACATAGTCAACTGGAAACTGTTGTTATAGGTAAACTCCACAAGCAGTTGCTTATTCTCCCAACTTCCTGGATAGTCTATCATGTATGCTCAAAGTAGCTAGATCCTCTAAAATCTATATCGCCCTTTTGGACTGACCGTCTATCTATGTGTGAAATATTGTACTAAACAATAACTTCATCCCCATGGTAGAATGGAGACTCTTCCATAAAGATGAAGTGAATCGTAGGTCTCTGTCTGACACTATAGAGATTAGAATGTCATGCAATTTGACTACCTCCCTAAATATATAACTTTGCATATTGCATCATGGAGAAAGTCATCTTCACTGGCAAAAAATGTGTAGACTTGGTGAGACGGTCAACTATCACCCATATAGCATTGGATCCTCTTTCTGTCTGTGGTAGCCCAACTATGAAATCCATCATGACATTCTCCCACTTTCACTCAGGAATAGGGAGTGGCTTAAGCCCCATTGACCTCTAGTGTTTAGCCTTAACCTGCTGACATGTTAGTCATTCATACACAAAATGTACAATATCTCATTTCATACCCGACCACCAATACAATTGTTgtaaatcttggtacatctttgTATTCCCTGGATGAATGGAATACGGAGTGGAATGAGCCTCAGTCATCACATCGACTTATAAGATGTACGATCCTAGCGCCCAAAGATGACCTCTAAACTTAACGATATCATCCTCAATTGTATAAAGTGCATGCCCCTTGGCCTCATCTCGCTACCTCTACTTTTGTAGTTGTGCATCGGAGGCCTGCTCATCTCGAATACGGTCTCTCAGAGTAGGTTGCATTGTTAAAGTAGACAAGTAGACAATCGTGGAGTGCTGCCCCTCGCATAAATCTCCAATCCAAATCTTTAAATTTGTGTGTGTAGAGGTTTTTGTACTACCAATTGTGATACAACTATTGTCTTTCGACTTAGGGTGTTTGCAAtgacattagcttttcctggttGGTAGCTAATCTCACAATTATAGTCCTTTACAAGCTTTAACCAATGTCTTTGCCTCATGTTTAGCTCTTTTGTGTGAAGCAGTACTTGCGACTCTTGTGATCGGTTAATATCTTGAACTTCTCACCGTATAAGTAGTGCCTCTAGATTTCAAGGTAAAAACAACTATCACTAACTCTAGGTCATGAGTCAGTCAATTATTCTCATGCAACTTCAACTTTCTAGATGTATAGTCAATAACTCTCTCATGTTGCATAAAACTACGCCCAAACCAAGCTTAGAAGCATGAGTAAACAACACAAAGTCCCCTTTGCCCTGAAAGCATAGCTAACACTAGTGTTGTTGTAAGTATTTGCTTCAATTTGTTGAACCTCCTCTGATAGTTTGCTTCCCACTCGTACCTAACATTCTTTTTCATCAAAATGATGTGGTCCAGAAATGATACCCTCTCTAGTTAAAACTCGCACTTACTGAACTTTGCAAATAGTTTCCGGTCTTGCAGAATGTGCAGTGTTGTCCTCAAATGTTATCTATGCTCCTCTCTGTCTCTAGAATAGAACAACATATCATTAATGAAGACAATAATAGACTGATCAAGATGTGGTTAAAATATATGATTCATGAGATCCAAGAAGATCGCTAGAGCAATTATCAACTCGAATGACATCACTAGGAACTAATAATGCATATATCAAGTTCTGAAGGTTGTATTATTGGacctcgtggttgttttgatctgatcaaccaagttaggttaggtcatgtttgttatttgatccctgtgtctaagtgtgcaggatcttaggagtgcaggaaatcgagcggaagatgtagctagcgagaaggacgacacgggaagggagccgacatgctcggtgcatccgaaggacgagagagctgcggaagagtacatcggtgaacgagaagaacgtgtgcagcgttcgagggacgagaagccgggttggaagcttgctcgaggagaagaccgaaaattgggctcgagtgagccctatttcggttagccGCAATCACCCATGCATTCGGAGCCTCGGAAGAAGAGAACAactcaaaaggagctggaaaagctagttggaggcgccttcaacgaattGCTGAAGGTGCCTGCGttgacaggcttggaggcaccttcattgcCTTAAAGGCTCCCTCAACCTTgtccagggcgccttcaaggccattagaggcgccttcaacctggccaAAGTGGTCGTTTGTAATCGcatagagttttatccggtcaaaccccttggaggcaccctcaacccctttggaggcaccctcaagactcgagatagagttttcaggagctatataaaggcccatggagctaggaaattattcaatcaactctgtatcaACTTCCTATCAACTGTttgagcttctagtgtgtaaaaggcttctccgccttcagagaaggagacttttctagtgcgctttttcaatcgccttggattaataaccttcttggttgtaaccaagtcaaaagtcTGGgtcctttctcttattgtttatttatgttatttcttgtattattgttgctttttttcgagttgaaagtttgaggagggtatttttattttacaggcaattcacccctcccctcttaccaGCCCCGCTACacgaacaagtggtatcagagcaagacagtctcaaaaggactaaccgttgactgaagcacaaagatcaagacgatggccgaaaCAAGCATTCAAcccccgaaattcgacggagacttcgctacatagAAGCGaagaatagaggtattttttaaaacggattttgacattcttctaactatgaaatttggttttacagctccaaaagacaaagaagagtatcaatggatgaaaaaggagcaaaccgatttcgtggccaacaaACAGGCGGAATTTCATCTGCTTAGCGTCCTGttgccccaggaggtaagtcggatcggaagctacgactccgccaaagacctctgggaataATTCTTGGAGCTCCACAAAGGTACTTCAGAAGAGAAGTTAGTAAGGtgggacatcctccggactcagctaacaaatctccggatgaacaacagcGACAAGGTAGCGCAACTTCAAGCGAGaattaaggagctgataacgcaactgaacaacctcggagaatcggtaacaaactgaGACTCGATCTGGTACACGCTCAACGTCTTCCCAAGGTCTCCAtaatgggcatccttagtagatgcatattacatctctaaggactttgaggtaagtactttagaaaatctgtTTTCTACATtcaaacttcacgagtctcaaattacagagcctaaacaagtagagaagacaaacctcaacattaccctacaagccgagatggacgatcccgactccgaagcgtcgatcgatgaaACCGAAGCAGCactattggtaaggaagttaaataaatttattaaaactaataaatttagatcgcagtcgaggaagcatcaacgcaacaaaaggacggttcgatgctacaactgcaacgagaaaggacacatcaaggatgactgcctgaagatgaagaaaaagaacaacgaAAAGGAAAAGTTCAAAAGACTGACGCCCTCAAagtgcaagagtctgaaggctacatgggatgaatcttcatcctccgagtctgaAGTGGAAGCTTTctcaggattagcactgatggccaaccatcaaatagtaaaagatgagaccagctcagaaatgagcatagataaagggggaggatcatcagaagaagaaatttacgatgaagggggagcatcagaaatagaggtaagtgaggtacgtaatctGACTCCCAAGCAGTTCTTTTAATTCATAAAAGTTCTCactaaagacttagttaaattagaaaaagagaataatAAGTTGAAgttaaacttagcaaaagcatgtccactagaaatgtacgataatttaaaattaaagaatgagaaattgaaaaatgaaattgaaagattgaaaaattgaaaaatgattatgcatgcttaaataaatttccaaaatcaaaactcaagttatatggaaaattaaactggtacattagaaaacattagggacaacttaggaaagttcccaaaagttatgtaccccctaagttcttgattaatccagtaggaaggaacctttacgggttctaaaatcttttctagactaaACTTTTTTTGAGTTcaagctttcagtgagaaaattaaacgttaaaagttctttatgaggctttgtctaaggaagtggttgttgctccaataaccaagaaggcctagtgcctcgccacgacctggaagccaaaataatgaaataaaatgtttaattaactttttggtaaagcattaaaattagaattaaataatgctttaaaaagtttttcaaatattttttaaaaatttatcaaaaatatttttatatacctagaaaaatgtttcatgcataaaatttttacttaaaaaaattctcaaataatattttttttgcctaagttataatttcttctaaaattagaaattttttgtttatttttttttcagaaaattatCTCACCTaagtttcacttagaaaattttcaaaaaaaattctcaaaattgtttaaaaattgcctaagttattttaaaaatgatttcttttaaaacttgaacttttcctTAGAAAACTTCTACTTGAAAATTATGACCCCATTTTTTTCTGTGatcaagggggagagataggaacaagtttagggagagttaaaaattaaaaaatttctttttcttagtGTTGTAAATTATATTATTGCAAATCTTTATGCTTAAACTATTAGTTTAGTAGTTTCTataaattactgtttgtctatttttccctaacttgaacttggttgatacacataaaaaaggggagattattggaccccgtggttattttgatgtgattaccaagttaggttagatcctatctgttatttgatccctgtgtctaagtgtgtaggaggttaggagcgcaggaagtcgagtggaagacgcagctagcgagaaggatgacacgggaagagagccgacgggcttggtgcgtccgaaggacgagagagctgtggaagagtacatcggtggatgagaagaacgtgcactacgttcgagggacgagaagccgggttggaagcctactcaaggagaaggccagaaattaagttcgggtgagccctatttcggctGACCACAATCACCCATGCATTCGAAGCCTCGGAAGAAGGGAACAAGTCAAAAGGAGTTggaaaagctagctggaggcgccttcaatgaattGCTGAAGGCGCCTGCATTGAttgcaggcttggaggtgcctttattgccttgaaggcaccctcaaccttgtctagggcaccttcaaggccattagaggcaccttcaacctggCCAAAGTGGTCATTTGTattcggatagagttttatccggtcaaaccctttggaggcaccctcaacccctttggaggcaccctcaagactagagatagagtttccaggagctatataaagacccttGTAGTTAGGAaattgttcaatcaactctgtatcaacttcctagcaactgtttgagcttttagtgtgtaaaaggcttctccgccttcagagaaggagacttttctagtgcaccttttcaaccaccttggattaacaacattcttggttgtaaccaagtcaaaagtcCGGgtcctttctcttattgtttatttctgttatttcttttattattgttgctattttttaAGTTGAAAGTTTAAGGagagtatttttattttataggtaattcacccctcccctcttaccggccccgcTGCACGAACATGTATTATACACATTttcttctttcaccttcagctgatgatatcctgaTCGAAGATCTTTCTTTGAAAATACTATGGCTCTCTATAATTGATTAAATAGGTCTTCGATCCTTGGGAGTGGGTACTTATTTTTCATTGTGACCTTGTTCAACTCCTGATAATCAATACAGAGATTCATACTATCGTCCTTCTTCTTAACAAATAGGATGAGTGCACCACGCAGGGAGAAACTAGGGCGAATGGAACTCTTCTCTTTCAGCTTCTAAATCCGTTCCTTCAACTTCTTTATCGATATAGTACCTTAAACATTGACACTATACCCGACATAAGATCAATAGAAAACTCCACCTTCCTATCAGGTGGAATACCAGCAACATCATTAAGAAAAGCATCAAAAAAACTCCCTGGCCACCTCTACCTCTTCCAATGATGGAATGTTTGTAGTAGAGGCCGGAATCAAACTGACTAAGAAAGCCTGATAGCCTTTAAAAATGAGGTTCCTTGCCCTTATACAAGATATCACTCTGGACAAGGCCAAACATCTTAATTCCTCGAATCAAAACTGCTCTCTTCCTTTCGATCTGATAACACTGATCTCTACTAGTAGTTAATCAATACCCATTCTTTGACAATTAATCAATTCTGAGTATAACGTCAAACTCTAGCATTGGCAATAAGATAAAATTGGCATAAATAGGGTGATCATGCAAGTTAAGCTCAAGCTCTCTGACCATGCTAGTAGAGCAGAGTTCTTTCTCTGATGGGACTGTCGCAGTATAACCTACATTAAGTTTAACTGTTTGGATACCCCCGCTATGAAGATTTTTCCTGCACATAAGTCATTAGTCACATGCAATTTTTCTCATGCTTTCAAAGTATGCTAAAAAATTTAAAGATTGAAGCACTAATAATGCAAAATTTTTAGGTCTACCAGTAAGTATACCCATAATGAGTGTTGTGTCTAGATTTTCCTTCTCAGCATGCATTACATACAATCGCCCTAAAGTGGGCTACTTCAACTGTGAACAATCCTTAGATATGTGTCTAGCAGCTTCGCATTTGAAGTACTTGTTCGATCCCCACATACACGTACTGTAATGCCTACGTTTGTACTCCTTGCATATGGGCTTTTCATTATTCTTAGGGGCAGCATGCTTGTGAGATTGCTTCTCTTAAGGTCTCTATGGCCCTTTGAACAATCTCCACCCTTGCTGTAGCTGCACTAGTGGTGGTCTCTTCCTGTGCATCTTAAAAGCAATATTTTTCAAAGCCTGCTCGGCTCGGAAGACCCTAGAAATTGTAGGGTCCGCCATTATGATGTCACGGTGAATAGTTGGTCGTAGTCCATCCATAAAGTGCCTCAACTTCTTTGCCGCATCATTAGTGATTAGGGGGTATGAAGTGACACCCCCGATCAAACTTCCTCACATGCTTATCTATCGATAAGTCCCCTTGCCTCAAATTCATAAACTCCCACTTCATTCGCAAGCGTACATCTACAATGAAATACTTGGCATAGAACACCTCATTAAACCCATCGCACGACAGAGTATTCATATTGCAGATAATTCCGCTCCTTCCCACCATAATAATGCATCCTCCTTCAATAAATAAGTAGCACACCTCACTCTGTCAGCATCATCAAAGAGCATGAATTTGAATATCACCTCTATATATCAAATCCATCCCTCAGCAACTAGTTGGTCAGTCGTTACCATAAAATTCTTCAGATCCATTTTCCTAAAACGCTCATACACTGCCTTGGGCCTCACTCTACGAGCAGTCTCAACGTGTTGTTCTAATAACTAAGCCATCCCCTAAAGCAATTGATCCCCGATGTCAGACGGAGGTGAGGGTGGAGGCGGAGG from Zingiber officinale cultivar Zhangliang chromosome 4A, Zo_v1.1, whole genome shotgun sequence includes the following:
- the LOC121972739 gene encoding uncharacterized protein LOC121972739 produces the protein MRRDLEFAIGDYVFVKIAPMKGVMRFGRKGKLNKMRRDLEFAIGDHVFMKIAPMKDVMRFGRKSKLSLRFIGSLKILDRVGILTYRVVILPNLAEVHNVFYVSILRKYVSNPSHVLSYESLQLIPNLSYEEKPMQILGRQERKLWNKTIKMVKIKWLNHFNEEATWETESDMRGPRTIR